AATCCAACTCATTCTGATGTAGGAGACCCCCACCAAGGAACTGGGTGACCACTCCTCAGGCTCCCACAACCAGGCACCAGAGTTCAGCAGCCCAGTGTCCACTGCGAGCTACCTGAACCGGTTCACAAACTCTGAAAGCTCCACCGATGAAGAAGGTAATGCCAACACCCTTTAAATGTATGCAGCTGCTTAAAATTGTCTTTGCCATTACATGCCCTCACTCATGTATTAAATCCTTGCAGGTGGGGGTTTTGAGTGGGATGATGACTTCTCCCCCACACCTGCCTTCCTGCCCAAGACGGATAAAGACCCTGTATCAAAGACCATGTCCTCATCTGCAGCATCTCGCTTTTCCTCTCCGCCCCCTGCAGCAGGGCGCGTGCTGGAGCCGAGCTGGACCAGCTCCTCCAACTTCTCCCGGTTCTCCATTTCACCGGCCAGCATCGCTAACTTTTCCCTTACACATCTAACCGACTCGGACATTGAACAAGGAGGCAAGTTGAGCATGCAGTCACACCAAACGTGTGAacaccaaatgttttttttgtttgttttttttgttttcacaaaagcacattttgggcttatttgctttcttgccagtGGTTAGaggagaagattgataccactcatcTCTGAATGGGAAATATAAAGCTATGGCCAGCAGAAGGTTATCTTCGCATAAGCTGAAGTCTCAGACAACGCTCTAGGATGTTACCAAACCTGGTAAAGAAATAGCCTGACCAACAACCCCCTGTAAAACCACAACATATCTAACAAATGACATTGTAAGGTGTTCATTAGTGAGCTGGTATATGTGCAGGTAGCAGATTTCTTTTTACCTTTGGACTTTGTCAGGCTAGCTTTTTCCTGTCTTTGTcgaagctaagctaaccggcttcTGGCTGTAGCTGCATAATGACCGTACACACACACGAGAGTGGTATttctctcagcaagaaagtaaataagcatatttcccaaaatgtcaaactattcctttaaaactTGTTCATTGTAGTCTTAGTACATAGTGCAAAAGTATTACAATTACATTGTCACTAACCTAGCTAATATCTTTACAGACTACTGTTAGCAGATTGTTGCATGTACTGTGCTCATTAAATAATTGTTTGGGTAAAAATCAGTTGAACACATGTTTAAACTTCCTCTTTTGTTCACCCCAGGAAGCAGCGAAGATGGAGAAAAGGACTAGTGTTATATATTATCATCCCACTATTGAAAAATGAACCTTTACTCGCACTTTTGGGGAACGGAGAACAGCTGAATGACAAATGACGCGGTTTGTGGGGCAAACCGTGGATGCTTCTCTCAGGCAGAACTGCTCTTTACCTACATGGATATGGCCGTGAAAAACAACCACTTTCAGCAAATAAGACAGACGAGGCCCAGCTCCAGTCTGAGCCATATCACctctccagctgtgtgtgtgtgtgtgtgtgtgtgtgtgtgtgtgtgtgtgtgtgtgtgtgtgtgtgtgtgtgtgtgtgtgtgtgtgtgtgtgtgtgtgtgtgtgtgtgtgtgtgtgtgtgtgtgtgtgtgtgtgtgtgtgtgtgtgtgtgtgtgtgtgtggtttcagtTCAGTGCAATTCCACTTGGGGGGAGAGTTTCTAAATGTTTGCTTTAAAGACTTATCAATGTATTCCAGGTGTTTGGCTGCTTCTTTTTCTTGTGTCAAAGTGCACTCATTTTCCAGGACTTTTGCATCACCAAAAAAATATTCAGACTTTTAGGCTCTGAATTCAACATACTGGGCTGGCAAACATATCACTACAGCCAAATAAGTATAAGCTCTTATATTTCAGCAGATTGAAGATCCAAGCTTTTTTCTCTAACTTTATTCATTTTGCTCCTTCATGTTGTGCGATTATTTCAGTGGTTGCCTCTTTTGGAagaatgatttgttttttcGTAACCTCTCGTTGGGTGTTAGTCATAATCTCCTAATTGGAGAAAAACTGTGTAGCAGCATTTCAATAAGAAGGGTTGAAATTCACTTTAACTAAAATCCCTCATCTGAAGAGGTGACACACTGTGCTCCTTTTAAGTTTCAAAGGAACATTTACAGTAAGTAGTTTCATATTTTTGAGACATCTCAGTAGGAATGGTTGGTGGTATTAGACAAGGAGTGTGATATTAATCCTTACAGAGGTGATCCAGTTGTGAGGAAAAACTCAAAGACAAGTTATTAATTTCGTAATGCTTCATTTTATGCTCTGAAATGTGTAGGAAGTTGCTCGGATGGTTTTGACTACTTGTCACGGGGGTCTTGTCGCAGTGCCTGTGATGCTGTAAAGACAGCTGCACTCTCATTTTCTATCACTACAAAGTTTTAAATTGCACGTTTAGTGAGATTGTGTAAAAAGtgggacattttatttttaaatgtcgGAGTGAATGAATGTTAATGAGCTGTTTGTTAACACATGTCATTAATTAAATTTGAGTTCATAGGATGACCCGGCAAACACGGCCGTGTTTCTTCAGCAATGCGCAGACTTAAAGCTTCACAAAAATTCACTActagaacaaaaaaacactgctgctTTTTATCATTGTCATGAACAGAGTTGTCtgcctttttcaaaaaaaaaaaggaaaaaaaaagataaagaaatgtGTCAAACTTAATAAACCAGTTCAGATGTCATTTTCCTCAGTAGTCCTCATCCAGTTGCATCTTTGAGCATTTCATCATGGCATCTTATCATTTGGCCATACATCATCTCTGTGGCTGTACAGGGCTGGCTGGGGATGTGTGAGTAACGTGATCAGTTACTGTATAGAAGCATAATGCAAACTGTTCAAGTGCATCAAGATACACTTTCCCTCCAAGGATTTCAtgtacagatataaacacagTTTATTGAAACTGTATGTTGTACCGTTACTGTATGGttctttaaaaaactttttttttaaagattttgtttttcacagatGACCTGATGAACAGCTGTACTTCGCCTGTAGTAgatgtgtccccccccccccccggcccttACAGAAGGCACTGTATTCTAGATGTTAACCTGTGTTAAAAACCAGCAGCCCGTACTTCAGTTAAACTTGAACATTTATTTAAGGAaatcttgttttatttgactACAGTATACATTTGCTTAATCTTGCACATTTGAGAAATGTAACTTAATGTTTATCTGTACtgatgtatgtaaatgtaaaaaaaatgtgtctgtaaATGGGAAATGATGTAATGGGGTAATAGGTATGAGGTTTCATTTTGTAACTTAAAGCGGAGTTGATCAGAGGAACATATCACAGTTATTGGCTAAACAGTTAAATTATGACAAAGGCAGATGTGAATTCATTCTGTTCTTTAAACttgtagatttaaaaaaaaaaaatatttttacttcGTATTTATCATGCTTAGTGTAATTGAATGAAATGTTTATAATTACACTgttttaatatgaaaaaataaatgcaaatgaacTTCTAATTAGGGTTTGTATCTTATGTCACATTTTTCTGTGTGGTTGCTGGAAGGTAATCAatcggggggagggggggagaaggAACCAGAGCTAGTGAGGGAGGTAGGCTCCAGCCCTCAGGATGGATAGAAAACGTAGAAAAGTAGAATtcacaacagaaaaataatattaacaCAGTGAGTACAAAGTCTTGTttcatgcacagacacacagtgcCAGGTCATAACATTAAAGATGTTGGATTTGCACTGGCACAAACCTTGACTAAGCACTTAGTCATCATTATcacaatcagctgttaaatagGTACCTGTATGTCTTCAAACATATTGTGGGAAGTACTCTAAATCAGCTTGGCTCTTAGCTTTCTAGTGCTCAGGTGTAACAAATGGTTGTATATTTTCCAGTGTCCCAAAGTTCAGGGAtaggtcttttattttaaatggcGTTTAGTAGCTGAACCGTCCCTGGTTCGATTCTGGCAGGAGACCTCTGTTGCATGCTCTTACCTCTGTTTTCATCCTGAAACTTTTCAACCTTCcgtttaacattttaacagtcaatttatcaaaaataaaaacttcaaTTCAGGTGAATTACTATGTGCTCACAAACTGCAATCAACTTGTTTTCCAGACCGACTGAAATGATGCTAAAACATATAGCAATGTTTTTAGACttttatttcacatttcaaTGCCCTAGTAAGATTAATGTTGAGTCATGGTGAAATTCCAGACCTATTGTGGTATTTCAACAGTCACGGTCATATCACGGTCATAGCAGTTATGTGGCTCGATGTAACGCTGACAGGAAGAACTTTCCTTGTTGCAGGAGGATAGAGAGGTCTCATCtggtaacacagactgaatttTCAATATCTTTCTCTGCAGTCACTTGTTATTAAAAGGGCATTATATTTTCCTGAAGTATGAAGATCTCAAATGTTACCAGTCCTTTGGAAAAAGCCTTCAATATTAGGAAGGCGTGTCGAAGCAAAATGGGCAAAAAACACTCCATTGCAAACGTAATAGACCAAAACGTATGGAGAAACAAAATTCCACAAATGCATAATACCGGTacgtaaataaataattgaaatcGCATGCAAATATATGACAGGCAACAACAAAAGAAGATTCTAGAAACCAAACCAATTTAGGCTACAGTGGAATTGTGTGTTTGAAGAGAAGTTAGTTTAGTACTTAAACCTTAGCCCTTTATGAAAGTCCCACCCTTTTAGGTTTTCACAGGATAATGTATGTAAGAATAAAAGCTATTGCTAGATCCTAAAACCCCCACTAGCCAAAGCCTAGTAAGAGCCAACACATGCACtcacttttaactttttatccCACAAGATGTCAAGATCCATTAAATGCTATTGTgctcctttttctgttttgtcattgCTGCATACTGACATGATTTCTGCCTGGTGACACAAGCCAGGGAGTAACGTTCATCCATCGATCAAGCGTCAAATCCAACCAACATACACCTTTAAAACTGGTATGATTCTCTTTACACGAAGGGGTAAGGGCCTGTGGGAATGGACAGAGGAGATGAATGAGGATCCAGGCACAAACAGGGAGGAGAAGGTGGGATGGTGCTACACAACCACAGCATTCCCGTTCACTTGCGTCGGCGGCCGTTGGGGGAGCGGGCTGCGTGGGGGTCCGACAGGAGCAGGATGGGGGGCGCGAGGAGGCTCTACTGAGTTTCCCCTTACACTGATGTGCTCCCAACCTCCCTGGAagtcaaatacaaataaatagaagaagaaaaaaaaaaagacttacttGCATGTTACTTAACTTGTGCACTAGAGGGCACTAACAAGGCCACAATTTTCTGGAAACATCTTTTAAACCCTATTCAATAATTCTAATAAATTAGAGGAAAAAAACGAAATAACCTGCTGCGTGAATtctgctgttttgttgtttgatgctGGCACAATTAATGCTAATCAGAAATTCTGTCTTACTCAACACTGTTTCTCAGATTCAAAGGAACAAATGAATACCGTACAATGTGTAGCTGTAATATTACTGGTACTTTCTGAACCACTGCAATCTACGGTTAGTCAGAATTGTTTTATTTGCACTATTTCATACTGTATCTGCACTAAATGTGTATTATTCTAACACTGAAATGGTCTCaaacaaatgcactatttacACCTGTTTGAGTAACGTATgattaaaaactacagtgcccagctgttttaggaagTTACAgagctttattaaaaaaaagaacttcaatAGGAACAAATTGGCTACCACAGACAGAATATGGAAGTCAGAAAGTATTAGGAGACCGACATGGTTGGTGTTTGGATTTGTTGATAATGAGAAAATATATCTTTTAagatttaattcaattcattgGGTGCTAATATTAAAGGCACAAATATGAAGGTCAAACATATGTTATGtgaagtatgttttttttttgtcattttcctttCCTCTTATTATTGGCATGTGAATCAGAGGCGGTTTACCTAATGATCATGAACTCACCCCTACACCATAGTCCCAGGACTGGCCCTTGGGCTGCATGGGTCCCACCCCCAGCCTGTGGCAGACAACTCCAGAAATCTCACCAAGGAAGCCTGGAACTCCATCTGCTATGGTCCACACCTGGAGAGCACAGCAACAGCACTGAGCCAAACATTAGCCATTTGTGGTTTATTATCAACTATAGTTTACAGTCAGAGCCCACTATAATTCCTGCCACATGCTCGCAATGGTGAGAAAATCACGTGTCCCCATCATCACTGTCCTGACACCTTTTGATGGCCGATTTATTGGTTTTGGTAAATGCCGTGTTCACAAAGTAACCTTAACTTAATTTCTTTGCTTAACTTCCTGTCCTACTGACCTGGTCCAGCGGTCCCACAGAAACCTTGGTGATGTTGTTAGAGATGAGCTCCCAGGCAGAGCCCTGAGGGTAGCTGGGGGTGAGGCCCTGTCTGTACCACAAGTTACCTAtatgaagaataaaaaaaaaaaggttttactgGATTTGAAGAGTCTAGTTCtgtggctgggttagctcagttggtagagcaggtgcatatatatatatacatacatacatacatacatacaggacTACTCCTTGATGCAGAGGCCacgggttcaactccaacctgcagcACTTTGCTTCATaccattccccctctctctcccctttcatgtcttgtGGAactaaaaggcctaaaatgcccaaaaactaattttaaagaGTCTGGTTCTAATAAGGTAAAAAGATAGTGTTTACTGCTACTCACTGTTTTCATCCACGGAAAAGACAGAGGTCCTCCCAACAGACAGCTGTCTGAGAGTCTGCCTGGGGGGAGACGGGATGTGGTACCAGCATTCTCCTGTAGAGGGACGAGAGCGCTGGAAGTTTACTGCCTGGTGCGTGTACCCAAACAATAAAACCGTCATGGGCTTTAATGCTGCATACAGGATAGGACTGGTGTGTTGATGCAATACAGATTTCCATTTAGGGCGTCTATGATTTTTGTCTTGCAGGATAAATAATAACATTATCTGAGTTTCACATCTTCAACTGACCGCGACCCGATACctgataagcggatgaagatggatggatggatggatggatggatggaactgACCTGCAGGGTTTAGTGGGGAAACAGACCCTCTGTAGAACACAGCTCCATCCTTGGCAATGGCCCACACTTGGTTGGCTCCGCCGATTGAGATTGACTTAAAGGGCTGGTCAGTGCCCACGTGCAGCCAGGAGCTGCCCTGTGAGATCAAACACACTGGCGTTAGAGGGAAGTATTGTTATCATGACGTAAGAAACTAACATCTAGGAATCATTACTGCTGCACTTAATGTAAATCTCTCTTAGTTAAGATCTAAAAGTAACTGTAAATGTTTAATGTCAGAATTAGTGTTCCAGCATGTTTCGCACCGCAGGGTTTTGGGGGCTGACTCCCAGACGACACAGGACATCTCCCTTGTCACTGAGGGCCCAGAGGGGGACCTGCTCCATGTTGCTCTGGGTCAGGCAGGGCATCAGAGAGATATCACTCAGGCCGATGGGTGGGACCTGCTGCCACGGACCTCTCAATGTGACCTTACACTTCCTGTACATAGAACATATGATTATTTTAATGCTAAAGAAACTGAGTTACAAACTTCAGAAATGTGAGTAAGTGTGTTTGATTACCGAGTCCATTTTCGGCGCCTAACAAAGTCTTTCATGGTTTTGTGGCCATGAAACGTCCTGTAGGAGAGAGTTCAGTCAGACAAACGCACCTCTCTTTCTGACAatgttgatttttcttttgaacattcaaaaaaataatagtaactTACACAGGGAAGTCTGCCGCATACTGCCAGCCTTCTTTGTCTGTCCCACCAGGAACATTGTATTCCACGGCCCACTCTGACACCTGAAACACAGTTTGTTGGTGGAGACTTAGCTGGTGATGAAATAAGAAATGGAATGTGTTTGCAGGAGGGATTTTGGATCGCACCTACCCAGGACCACTCAGGGGAGGGCGGGTGTGTGTTTCCTTTGGTGCACTCCTTTAGTCCGCTGTCATCGCTCCACATCGGACGGTCTGTAGGAAGTCCTCTGGAGcccaaaaaatacacaaagtttATATTTTTAGGAGTAGTCAAAGCCTTTTAATGATCAAGATAAACCGCAAAGACTTTACTGAACactataaaaaatgaaatgttcctACTTGTCCGTATATCCTGTCATAGGGTTCCATCTTTGATTTTCATAAACATGAACACTCCGGACATCAGTCTGCTGGTGCATCTGAACGGCATCTCCTGCAGTaaacacaaacatggacaaaaatgttttactaGCAAATAAATAGCTACAcaagtgtgtacagtatgtgcattcATGTCTCTACATGTGCAACAGATACTCAAGCAATTGCTACTACAAGCTGTTAGCAAGAAGGTTGAGTGTCTTGAGTGTGTTAATAATTAAATTTTCAATGTGACATAAATTTAACATTAGAAGTAAACAGCTCTGgagctaatgattattttcatgagAGATCATTGTACAAATTATATTTTCCATGTTAACTTGATGAATAACTAAGCAATGATTAAAATCGCCACAGATCAATNNNNNNNNNNTCGACTAATTGCTTAAAAATTTCAACAGTAGGATTAAATACATGACGAATTTAGAAGGAGTCGGACCCATCAATAATTTGTACATATGAATATCAAGGAGACGAGCCTTGTGGTGTAGATCTCAATTTGTGGGAAATATAATGGGCAAGTTTACCCGGGGTGGGCTGTTGCCCATAGCGCCCACTGTAGACCCAGGCGGTGCCGTCCCACCCGATGCCCCACACCAGCCCCAGACTGTTAGACTCTACACAGCGCAGGTGACCCGGGACCTGCCGCCAGAACCTGCAGCACCATACAGCGGAATCACCCAGCATTAGCCACACTATTGTtagcacacagagacaaagtgcTGCCACACACAGTGTGAAAGAGATTTGGCACATGATCCCATCCACTCACACCATGCAGAGCAGTATGTTAGTGACATGTTAACTGACATGTAGCAGAATTCAAACAATGTAGGCACAACAAAGCGGATGTGAAACCAGGTCTACCAGAAAGAGaggatgaaaacaaaagaagcaGGCAGAGAGAGTCTACTATTTGGTATCAGTCTCACATGAGGTCACAGGCCAGTGTGTTTGCAGGGGCCTCCAGGGAGAAGGACGGCTCATGGACCATGATGTCTCCCTTTGAGGTTGTGGACCACAGGGCCTGTCTGGACGGGGGACCTGTGATCCCTCGACACTCACAGCAACAGTCAGACAACAGGCACAACTAAACGCAGAGCCAGAAACAACAGGGAATGTGATCAGCAATGAGCTTTATCTAGTAAATATAAATActtgtaaagtaaaaaagaaaaagaaaacttccACCTAAAATGCAACGTTTTAATCTACATTTTCACTTCAGTGTTTGCTGCATGCTCAGTGTGCTGTTACTGTTACCCAGTCATTCATGTCCTGTTCAGTTTGTGCAGCCAGGACCAGAGGCCACCTCTGTTTGGTCCTCTGGGTGGTGTACACAGCAAAAGCATAGTGGCAGTCCCGGAGCACCGGAACCAGCGCCGTCACTTCATTTATAAACACGTGAAGGTACTGCGACAAAAAGATAAGAAAATGAGTATGACAGCTGTCAGTAGACAGTTGAGAATTTAACTGACCATAGCAAATCCAACCTTTTTCTCATCATACTGTGTGTAGTAGACAAAGAAAATGCTGTCCTTCCTGCCATCAGACTTGGTGGACTGCTCGAGGGCAACACCCACATCCACCCAGCGCTGAGGCTTCCAGTCTCTCCACCAGCGCAACACACCTTTACGCACCCACACCGACTGGCAAGGGAAATGGGAGGATGTGACCACAtatagacagaaaaaaatgtgacaagAGAGAAGATATGATCAAGCCGAGGCAGAAAGGAGGAGTTAAAGAGGAGTGTCAAATACAAGCAGTCTTACGTTGCTTCTCTCCAGCGGTTTCTTGCTGATCTCCTCTCGGtgttcctgctgctgctgctcgctCCAGGCTACAGACTGGACTGGGGTCAGTGACAGGGAGCTGGTGAGAGGACCTGACAGGAAGACATACAAGTCAGACATtttgacagacacacagacaaccaTAGAAATGACACGTACAGTATTTTCCTATACATGTAAAAgcccaaacacaccacacacagaagcaAGCAACATTCAAACAAAGATATATCACAGATATAGCATAATCCATTGTTTGTGATTAAGTTGAAGTTGCCATGGCGTGTTTACATTACTTTGTGTACTCTCACTACATGACATGCAATGTTCATAAGCCATCATCTCACCTACAGATTTtgctatttcatttatttaaggTATGTTTTTTGGTAGGTTGGTAATTTAATTGTTCATTTAGTAAATACATCAATCTTAAAATCCCTGCATAGCGGCTGTCCATATACCTGTGGGACTAAGCCAACTGATCTGTGAGCTCGCATCCACATCACAGCCTCCACCAGAGATCCAGGTCCACACCGGCCCGTCTTCTTCTCCAACACCATAAGTTGTCTCTAGTGTCCCCAGGGCATAGGTGGCAGCTGCACTGCCATCGCCCAACGAAGGTCCCGCCACCTGTGCACATCGAGCTGCTTCTGCTCCCTCCAGATCGACATTCATCCAGGGGACATCATGTCCTGCGGCCTCAGGGGTCAGGAGTATCGGGGCTGGGGACGGCTCCTCGACTTTTTCCTGCTGTTCTTCTGCGATGGACAGTTGGGGAGTGGACGTTTTGTCACGGTCTGACACCAGGCTGTTAATGAAGCTGTCACTTGCAGGGATGAATGGTTTGGGGGCATCCTGTTGGGAGGCTGAGGGAGTGTCCTCTGCTTTCAGGGGAGGTGTAGGCATGTCCGCTTCCCCTAATGGGACTACAGAGGGGGCTGCTGCCTCCACGACAGGGCTGTCTTTAGTGCTGTTTTGTGGGTCAGTAGGGCCTAATTCTGAGTCAGAGTCCGTGCAGCTCAGAACCGAGCCTTGTGAGGCCTCAGTCAGCTGGCCACCAAACTCACACTTCTTCCTATTAAACAACACATATGAAGAGAGCAGGAACAAAATGAGGGATATAATCAGGTCAGTTTCATTAAAGGATCCAACTCGATTATTTATACAGACCTGGGTGGCATAACCTCTTTACTATTGCCCCATTGGGCAGAAACCGGAATCCAGCCATTCCCAGTTGGTTCAGACAGTGTCACACCTATTCTGAAATACAGGCCGCGGTCCTCACCTACCGCCCACACCtgacagaagaagagagaagaaaacaatGTAGTACAACAAAGGTGAACTCACTAATCACATGACATTCAGTAACTACATAAAAACTAATGGGATAAACGCAACAGAATCTTGTCGAATAAAATATAACACACATTTTATTCACTCTTTAAAAAAGTGCATCAGTGGCACTAGTAAAACACAAGCAATTGTTACTTTATAAGGCCATATACTGTAACACTGGCGCCTGGTGCCTCACACAAGCCATA
The nucleotide sequence above comes from Etheostoma spectabile isolate EspeVRDwgs_2016 chromosome 15, UIUC_Espe_1.0, whole genome shotgun sequence. Encoded proteins:
- the tecpr1b gene encoding tectonin beta-propeller repeat-containing protein 1, giving the protein MPITLLWAVDVYGRVYGLSTAGQRWERADDMLLELKRVTAGKDRCWGIGCDHHVYLNMMPSETPIRYREETYENQRWNPVDSFTDTLLPTDRWPWSDVTGMNPQPLHSFELPSRSWDWEGDWYVDQNCGGEPSQTGGWEYAVDFPANFSPDKKWNSCVRRRRWIRYRRYTAQGTWAKIPLDNPRKPPLPLCDISCGGWEMSDQSGRYPYLWGVSQQGEVWFREGIHPRVPEGCRWEEVEVPKEVAQLSAGPRDLLWALLWDGNLLVRTGLTLDSPTGTSWVEVESPGKEIEALHVAVGVSVVWVVTKDYKVWFRRGVNSHNPCGSGWISIGGEMMVVDVGLNDQVWAVGEDRGLYFRIGVTLSEPTGNGWIPVSAQWGNSKEVMPPRKKCEFGGQLTEASQGSVLSCTDSDSELGPTDPQNSTKDSPVVEAAAPSVVPLGEADMPTPPLKAEDTPSASQQDAPKPFIPASDSFINSLVSDRDKTSTPQLSIAEEQQEKVEEPSPAPILLTPEAAGHDVPWMNVDLEGAEAARCAQVAGPSLGDGSAAATYALGTLETTYGVGEEDGPVWTWISGGGCDVDASSQISWLSPTGPLTSSLSLTPVQSVAWSEQQQQEHREEISKKPLERSNSVWVRKGVLRWWRDWKPQRWVDVGVALEQSTKSDGRKDSIFFVYYTQYDEKKYLHVFINEVTALVPVLRDCHYAFAVYTTQRTKQRWPLVLAAQTEQDMNDWLCLLSDCCCECRGITGPPSRQALWSTTSKGDIMVHEPSFSLEAPANTLACDLMFWRQVPGHLRCVESNSLGLVWGIGWDGTAWVYSGRYGQQPTPGDAVQMHQQTDVRSVHVYENQRWNPMTGYTDKGLPTDRPMWSDDSGLKECTKGNTHPPSPEWSWVSEWAVEYNVPGGTDKEGWQYAADFPVTFHGHKTMKDFVRRRKWTRKCKVTLRGPWQQVPPIGLSDISLMPCLTQSNMEQVPLWALSDKGDVLCRLGVSPQNPAGSSWLHVGTDQPFKSISIGGANQVWAIAKDGAVFYRGSVSPLNPAGECWYHIPSPPRQTLRQLSVGRTSVFSVDENSNLWYRQGLTPSYPQGSAWELISNNITKVSVGPLDQVWTIADGVPGFLGEISGVVCHRLGVGPMQPKGQSWDYGVGGGWEHISVRGNSVEPPRAPHPAPVGPPRSPLPQRPPTQVNGNAVVV